A region from the Hypnocyclicus thermotrophus genome encodes:
- the pyrE gene encoding orotate phosphoribosyltransferase, with the protein MNKNIARHLLEKEAVRLNVKEPFIFVSGIKSPIYCDNRKMIAFPKERGEIVNTFIDLLKDKEYDVIAGTATAGIPWASFIADRINKPMAYIRSKKKAHGAGKQIEGAEVKGKKVIVIEDLISTGGSCITAVEACKGEGASEVEVAAIFSYEFKKAFDNFKRINTNFETITNFSTLLEVAKEDKFITEEELNIAKTWNIDPENWGK; encoded by the coding sequence ATGAATAAAAATATAGCAAGACATTTATTAGAAAAAGAAGCGGTAAGACTTAATGTAAAAGAACCATTTATATTTGTATCAGGAATAAAAAGTCCTATATACTGTGATAATAGAAAAATGATAGCTTTTCCAAAAGAAAGAGGAGAAATAGTAAATACATTTATAGATTTATTAAAAGATAAAGAGTATGATGTGATAGCGGGGACTGCAACAGCAGGAATTCCTTGGGCCTCATTTATAGCAGATAGAATAAATAAACCTATGGCATATATCAGAAGTAAGAAAAAAGCTCATGGTGCAGGAAAACAGATAGAGGGGGCAGAAGTCAAAGGTAAAAAAGTAATAGTAATAGAAGATCTTATTTCAACAGGAGGAAGTTGTATAACAGCTGTAGAAGCCTGTAAAGGTGAAGGTGCAAGTGAAGTAGAAGTAGCAGCTATATTTTCATATGAATTTAAAAAAGCATTTGATAATTTTAAAAGAATAAATACAAATTTTGAAACAATAACTAATTTTTCAACTCTTTTAGAAGTAGCAAAAGAGGATAAATTTATAACAGAAGAAGAATTAAATATAGCAAAAACATGGAATATAGATCCAGAAAACTGGGGAAAATAA
- a CDS encoding methyl-accepting chemotaxis protein, which translates to MKKRKFFFIQYVKKIYNLFRKFKLNNINFSKDSIKTKITISIIPIILLILLIINIYSLNAVENSMYEKAITKTELSSNNLRELLNTKINTIKNISILLQNIDKKNLLLKLDALSKHDKKIDYFFIADKTGIALSTKSKKYNFSKEKFFLEVIKGQMFSYDTYNDDDNKTLILTSPYFYQNKLEGVIGIALNIKKLNNIVNSIILSNDGYNYIIDQYGKILIHPNNDMIGVNLRKVSNNRNYNITQNIVDAINKIIDRKKYVKYKFNNVSKYAFGNKIENYDTIQASDYSFYFISTIPSSSFYNKLNNLRINIILFTLFLSLILSSIIYLIINKVSNNIINVKNMMKEISLGNGDLSKRLIITSKDEIGELAKYFNIFIEKIENIVISTKQESKKVHKISKHLKEDMFLLLSENIEHKSNSLKYKMKNIINNIENQSISVKNIHGEITNISNIITDITNQSNSSLKISSEAANSATKGSKILTESLNNIQEIELIVNDMEKEIFSLSNESKEIAKITVLISHISEQTNLLALNAAIEAARAGEAGKGFAVVANEIKKLAALSKESTNNVDFLIKNIQSKIDNTVKIAKEGHIKIENSSKTSKKSEKILNEIIEKINLTNNSVQIIHNKTYEQNLAISKIIELINTISNNSIDIEKISKEELKIMETVIKKNIHSSKKLLHASDKLKKNVAQFKITKSNQIKIDSLKENFIPDIIYNKVTKL; encoded by the coding sequence ATGAAAAAAAGAAAATTTTTTTTTATACAATATGTAAAAAAAATATATAATTTATTTAGAAAATTTAAATTAAATAATATCAATTTTTCTAAAGATAGCATTAAAACTAAAATAACTATTAGTATCATCCCTATAATTCTTTTAATACTTTTAATTATTAATATTTATAGTTTAAATGCTGTTGAAAATAGTATGTACGAAAAAGCTATTACTAAAACAGAACTAAGTTCAAATAATTTAAGAGAATTATTAAATACTAAAATAAATACAATTAAAAATATTTCTATTCTTCTTCAAAATATAGATAAAAAAAATTTACTTTTAAAATTAGATGCATTGTCAAAACACGATAAAAAAATAGACTATTTCTTTATTGCTGATAAAACTGGTATCGCTTTGTCTACTAAATCAAAAAAATATAATTTTTCAAAAGAAAAATTTTTTTTAGAAGTAATAAAGGGGCAAATGTTTTCTTATGATACTTATAATGATGATGATAATAAAACTCTTATTCTTACATCACCTTATTTTTACCAAAATAAATTAGAAGGTGTTATTGGAATAGCTTTAAATATAAAAAAATTAAATAATATTGTTAATTCTATTATCTTAAGTAATGATGGTTATAATTATATAATCGATCAATATGGTAAAATTTTAATTCACCCAAACAATGATATGATTGGAGTAAATTTAAGAAAAGTTTCTAATAATAGAAATTATAATATAACTCAAAATATTGTTGATGCAATTAATAAGATAATAGATCGAAAAAAATATGTAAAATACAAATTTAATAATGTTTCTAAATATGCTTTTGGAAATAAAATAGAAAATTATGATACTATTCAAGCATCAGATTATAGTTTTTATTTCATCTCTACTATTCCAAGTAGTAGCTTTTATAATAAACTAAATAATTTACGTATAAATATAATTTTATTTACATTATTTTTATCTTTAATTTTATCCAGTATAATATATTTGATAATAAATAAAGTTTCTAATAATATAATAAATGTAAAAAATATGATGAAAGAAATTTCTTTAGGAAATGGCGACCTTAGTAAACGATTAATTATTACTTCAAAAGATGAAATAGGAGAACTAGCAAAATATTTTAATATTTTTATTGAAAAAATAGAAAACATAGTTATTTCTACAAAACAAGAAAGTAAAAAAGTTCATAAAATATCTAAACATTTAAAAGAAGATATGTTTCTTTTATTATCAGAAAATATAGAACATAAAAGTAATAGTTTAAAGTATAAAATGAAAAATATTATAAATAATATAGAAAATCAATCTATATCCGTAAAAAATATACATGGAGAAATTACAAACATTTCAAATATTATTACAGATATAACTAATCAATCCAATTCAAGTCTAAAAATATCTTCTGAAGCTGCTAATAGTGCAACTAAAGGAAGTAAAATATTAACTGAAAGTTTAAATAATATACAAGAAATAGAATTAATTGTAAATGACATGGAAAAAGAGATTTTTTCTCTTAGCAACGAATCTAAAGAAATAGCAAAAATAACAGTACTAATATCACATATATCAGAACAAACAAATTTACTTGCATTAAATGCAGCAATAGAAGCAGCGAGAGCAGGAGAAGCAGGAAAAGGGTTTGCAGTAGTTGCTAATGAAATAAAAAAATTAGCTGCTCTTTCAAAAGAATCTACAAACAATGTTGATTTTTTAATTAAAAATATACAATCAAAAATAGATAATACCGTCAAAATAGCAAAAGAAGGACATATTAAAATAGAAAATAGTAGTAAAACATCGAAAAAATCAGAAAAAATATTAAATGAAATTATTGAAAAAATAAATTTAACTAATAATTCAGTACAAATAATCCACAATAAAACTTATGAACAAAATCTTGCTATAAGTAAAATAATTGAACTTATCAATACTATTAGTAATAATAGTATTGATATAGAAAAAATTTCTAAAGAAGAATTAAAAATTATGGAAACAGTTATCAAAAAAAATATTCATTCTTCTAAAAAATTACTTCACGCTTCTGATAAATTAAAAAAGAATGTTGCTCAATTTAAAATAACTAAATCAAACCAAATAAAAATTGATTCTTTAAAAGAAAACTTTATTCCTGATATTATATATAATAAAGTAACAAAACTCTAA